Proteins from one Niallia circulans genomic window:
- the mgtE gene encoding magnesium transporter, translated as MSIYEEKQKVLLHSLQNANLTKFREAFIDLHPYDQASFFKELEKEEQELVFHFLAPEEIAELFEHLEMEDRDYQELFARLLPSYVADIFTNMSADDAADILNALQKEQAISYIALMSVEAASNVKALMDYEEDTAGSIMTLEYVSLYSHMTVSAAMSLLKMEAPNAETIYYIYVVDELKALVGVVSLRNLIISDDNTLIADIMNDSVYSVSVSQTREEAARKMRDYDFLALPVVDFQRRLLGIITIDDIVDVLEEEASDDYSKLAAVSNMDYVDQHPISAAKKRLPWLIILLFLGMFTASLIGRFEEILSNVSILAVFIPLIAGMAGNTGTQALAVAVRGIATGDLEKESKLKLIIREAGTGLITGGVCGILVTFVIYFWKGNIYLGLLVGASILGTLIVATIAGSIIPIVMNKLKIDPAVASGPFITTLNDIISILIYFGMATMFMGFLTS; from the coding sequence ATGAGCATCTATGAAGAAAAACAAAAAGTATTGCTCCATTCTTTACAAAATGCAAACTTAACGAAGTTCAGAGAAGCGTTTATAGATCTGCATCCGTATGATCAAGCTTCATTTTTTAAGGAATTGGAGAAGGAAGAACAGGAGCTTGTCTTTCATTTTTTGGCACCGGAAGAAATTGCGGAGCTGTTTGAGCATTTAGAAATGGAGGATCGTGATTATCAGGAGCTGTTTGCCAGACTTTTGCCTTCCTATGTGGCCGACATTTTTACAAACATGTCGGCAGATGATGCAGCTGATATCTTAAATGCTCTTCAAAAAGAACAGGCAATCAGCTATATTGCACTTATGTCGGTTGAAGCGGCAAGCAATGTGAAGGCATTGATGGATTATGAGGAAGACACTGCTGGGAGTATTATGACATTAGAGTATGTTAGCTTGTATTCCCATATGACGGTATCAGCAGCAATGAGTTTGCTGAAGATGGAAGCTCCTAATGCCGAAACGATTTATTATATTTATGTGGTTGATGAGCTGAAAGCTCTTGTTGGGGTCGTTTCATTAAGGAATCTTATTATCAGTGACGATAATACACTTATTGCTGACATCATGAATGACAGTGTCTATTCTGTTTCTGTTAGTCAAACAAGGGAGGAAGCTGCAAGGAAAATGCGGGACTATGATTTTCTCGCATTGCCAGTAGTGGACTTTCAAAGGAGACTGCTTGGTATCATTACGATAGATGATATTGTGGATGTACTCGAGGAAGAGGCTTCAGATGATTATTCTAAGCTTGCAGCAGTATCTAATATGGACTATGTCGACCAGCATCCTATTTCTGCTGCCAAAAAAAGATTGCCGTGGCTGATTATTTTATTATTCTTAGGAATGTTCACAGCAAGCTTGATTGGCAGATTTGAGGAAATATTGAGTAATGTTTCGATCCTCGCAGTTTTCATCCCGCTTATTGCAGGAATGGCCGGTAACACAGGGACACAGGCTTTAGCCGTTGCTGTACGAGGTATTGCGACGGGTGACTTGGAGAAGGAGAGCAAGCTCAAGCTGATAATTCGTGAAGCCGGTACAGGGTTGATTACAGGGGGAGTCTGCGGGATTCTCGTAACCTTTGTCATTTATTTTTGGAAAGGCAATATTTACTTAGGATTATTAGTAGGGGCATCAATTTTAGGGACACTCATCGTTGCTACGATTGCTGGTTCTATAATCCCGATCGTAATGAATAAACTAAAAATTGATCCTGCTGTTGCCTCAGGTCCGTTTATTACAACATTAAATGATATTATTAGTATTTTGATTTATTTTGGAATGGCAACAATGTTTATGGGTTTTTTGACTAGTTAA